The following coding sequences are from one Reyranella humidisoli window:
- the araD gene encoding L-arabinonate dehydratase — protein MPDNKPKTRTPDQLRSARWFAPDDLRAFGHRSRAMQMGYAPEEWAGKPVIAILNTWSDAQPCHMHFKTRVDDVKRGILQAGGFPMELPALSLSESFLKPTTMLYRNLLAMDAEELLRGHPVDGVVLMGGCDKTTPALLLGAISMGLPTIYLPAGPMLRGNVKGKVLGSGSDAWKYWDERRAGKISDSDWVDVEGGIARSYGTCMTMGTAATMMAMAETLGMSLPGASSIPAADAGHIRMASECGRRIVGMVWEDLTPSKILTHEAFLNAITVAMAVGCSTNAIIHLIAMARRAGQKIGLDDFERASRKVPVIANIRPSGDKYLMEDFFYAGGLPGLIEQIRDHLHLDALTVTGKTLGENVKGAEIYNDDVIRSVANPIYREGALAVLKGNLAPDGCVIKPSACAPKFLKHTGPALVFDDYPSMKAVIDREDLDVTEDAVLILRNAGPQGGPGMPEWGMLPIPTKLVKQGVRDMVRISDSRMSGTSYGACILHVSPESFIGGPLALVRTGDMISLDVDKRTIDMNVSDEELAKRKAAWKQPEPRYERGYGWMFTRHIKQANEGCDFDFLETGFGKPVAEPSIY, from the coding sequence ATGCCGGACAACAAGCCAAAGACCAGGACTCCCGACCAGCTGCGCAGCGCGCGCTGGTTCGCGCCCGACGATCTGCGCGCCTTCGGCCATCGTTCGCGCGCGATGCAGATGGGCTACGCGCCGGAGGAATGGGCCGGCAAGCCGGTGATCGCCATCCTCAACACCTGGTCCGACGCCCAGCCCTGCCACATGCACTTCAAGACCCGCGTCGACGACGTGAAGCGCGGCATCCTGCAGGCCGGCGGCTTTCCGATGGAGCTGCCGGCGCTGTCGCTGTCGGAAAGCTTCCTGAAGCCCACGACCATGCTCTACCGCAATCTTCTCGCCATGGATGCCGAGGAACTCTTACGCGGGCACCCCGTGGATGGTGTCGTGCTGATGGGCGGTTGCGACAAGACCACGCCGGCGCTGCTGCTCGGCGCGATCAGCATGGGACTGCCCACGATCTACCTGCCGGCGGGGCCGATGCTGCGCGGCAACGTGAAGGGCAAGGTGCTGGGCTCGGGCTCGGACGCCTGGAAATACTGGGACGAGCGTCGCGCCGGCAAGATCTCCGATTCGGACTGGGTCGATGTCGAAGGCGGCATCGCGCGCAGCTACGGCACCTGCATGACCATGGGCACGGCCGCCACGATGATGGCGATGGCCGAGACGCTCGGCATGTCGCTGCCCGGCGCCTCCTCGATCCCGGCGGCCGATGCCGGTCACATCCGCATGGCCTCGGAATGCGGCCGGCGCATCGTCGGCATGGTCTGGGAAGACCTGACGCCGAGTAAGATCCTGACGCACGAGGCGTTCCTCAACGCCATCACCGTGGCGATGGCGGTCGGCTGTTCGACCAACGCCATCATCCATCTGATCGCGATGGCACGGCGTGCGGGGCAGAAGATCGGGCTCGACGATTTCGAGCGCGCCAGCCGCAAGGTGCCGGTAATCGCCAACATCCGCCCCAGTGGCGACAAGTACCTGATGGAAGACTTCTTCTATGCCGGCGGCCTGCCGGGCCTGATCGAGCAGATCCGCGATCACCTGCATCTCGACGCGCTCACGGTGACCGGCAAGACGCTGGGCGAGAACGTGAAGGGTGCGGAGATCTACAATGACGACGTGATCCGCTCCGTCGCCAACCCGATCTACAGGGAAGGCGCGCTCGCGGTGCTCAAGGGCAACCTCGCCCCCGACGGCTGCGTCATCAAGCCCAGCGCCTGCGCGCCCAAGTTCCTGAAGCACACGGGACCGGCGCTGGTGTTCGACGACTATCCCTCGATGAAGGCCGTGATCGATCGCGAGGATCTCGACGTCACCGAGGATGCGGTGCTGATCCTGCGCAACGCCGGGCCGCAGGGCGGGCCGGGCATGCCGGAATGGGGCATGCTGCCGATCCCGACCAAGCTGGTGAAGCAAGGGGTGCGCGACATGGTGCGGATCTCCGACAGCCGCATGAGCGGCACCAGCTACGGCGCCTGCATCCTGCACGTCTCGCCGGAATCCTTTATCGGCGGGCCGCTCGCGCTGGTGAGGACCGGCGACATGATCTCGCTCGACGTCGACAAGCGCACGATCGACATGAACGTGTCGGACGAGGAACTGGCGAAGCGCAAGGCGGCGTGGAAGCAGCCCGAGCCCCGCTACGAGCGCGGCTATGGCTGGATGTTCACCAGGCACATCAAGCAGGCCAACGAGGGCTGCGACTTCGACTTCCTCGAAACGGGATTCGGCAAGCCGGTGGCGGAACCGTCGATCTATTGA
- a CDS encoding GNAT family N-acetyltransferase, translated as MDETPALRRAVADDAAAVRTLTREAYGKWVPIIGREPLPMRADYDEAVRQHRIDMAFLDGGLAALIETIDKGDHLVIENVAVAPAFQGRGLGRHLLTHAEQVARDLGYSEVRLYTNKMFEANVRLYLAFGYRIDREETSSLGVTVYMSKPLQRAGAAA; from the coding sequence ATGGACGAGACACCGGCGCTGCGGCGCGCGGTGGCGGACGATGCCGCCGCCGTGCGGACCCTCACGCGCGAAGCCTATGGCAAATGGGTGCCCATCATCGGCCGCGAACCGCTGCCGATGCGGGCCGACTATGACGAGGCGGTGCGCCAGCATCGCATCGACATGGCCTTCCTCGATGGTGGCCTCGCGGCTCTCATCGAGACGATCGACAAGGGCGACCATCTGGTGATCGAGAACGTGGCCGTCGCGCCCGCCTTCCAGGGTCGCGGCCTCGGCCGGCACCTGCTGACGCACGCCGAACAGGTCGCGCGGGACCTCGGCTACAGCGAAGTCCGGCTCTACACGAACAAGATGTTCGAGGCGAACGTGCGGCTCTATCTCGCCTTCGGCTACCGCATCGACCGCGAGGAGACGTCGTCGCTCGGCGTCACGGTCTATATGAGCAAGCCCCTGCAACGTGCCGGCGCCGCAGCTTGA
- the argC gene encoding N-acetyl-gamma-glutamyl-phosphate reductase, which translates to MTSNKTKIFIDGQHGTTGLQILDRLKDRADIELLELPMADRKDLGKRAEIAKTSDITVLCLPDAAAKELVAAMGDSDTVVIDASTAHRVADGWTYGFPELAKDQRQKLLASNRISNPGCYPTGAIALLRPLIDAGLVRADSTPAVFGVSGYTGGGKELIAVHEQPGVEPFGLYGLELTHKHVPEMKKYSGLKHAPLFVPSVGHYAQGMLITVPITRDITTKQVTAKDVHQVLSDYYAGETFVPVRPLADRAWLERDRFLRADRLIDTNTMELAVYGNDADGNVLAVASLDNLGKGASGAAVQCINLKTGVAETTGLAVG; encoded by the coding sequence ATGACCAGCAACAAGACCAAGATTTTCATCGACGGCCAGCACGGCACCACCGGGCTGCAGATCCTCGACCGGCTCAAGGACCGGGCGGACATCGAGCTGCTGGAGCTGCCGATGGCCGACCGCAAGGACCTGGGCAAGCGCGCCGAGATCGCCAAGACGTCCGACATCACCGTGCTCTGCCTGCCCGACGCGGCGGCCAAGGAGCTGGTTGCCGCGATGGGTGACAGCGACACGGTCGTGATCGACGCCTCGACGGCGCATCGCGTGGCCGACGGCTGGACCTATGGCTTCCCCGAGCTGGCCAAGGATCAGCGCCAGAAGCTGCTCGCCTCCAACCGGATCAGCAATCCGGGCTGCTACCCGACCGGCGCGATCGCGCTGCTGCGGCCGCTGATCGACGCCGGCCTCGTGCGCGCCGATTCGACGCCGGCCGTGTTTGGCGTCTCGGGCTACACCGGCGGCGGCAAGGAGCTGATCGCGGTTCATGAGCAGCCGGGCGTCGAGCCGTTCGGTCTCTACGGGCTCGAGCTCACGCACAAGCACGTGCCGGAGATGAAGAAGTATTCCGGCCTGAAGCACGCGCCCCTCTTCGTGCCGTCGGTCGGCCACTACGCCCAAGGCATGCTGATCACCGTGCCGATCACGCGCGACATCACGACGAAGCAGGTGACGGCCAAGGACGTGCACCAGGTGCTGAGCGACTATTATGCCGGCGAGACCTTCGTGCCGGTGCGGCCGCTTGCCGACCGCGCCTGGCTGGAGCGCGACCGCTTCCTGCGCGCCGACCGGCTGATCGACACCAACACGATGGAGCTGGCGGTCTACGGCAACGATGCCGACGGCAACGTGCTGGCCGTGGCGTCGCTGGACAATCTCGGCAAGGGCGCGTCGGGCGCGGCGGTGCAGTGCATCAACCTCAAGACCGGCGTCGCCGAGACGACGGGCCTCGCCGTCGGCTGA
- a CDS encoding MarR family winged helix-turn-helix transcriptional regulator → MKRTPSGEALTKLMLDLFRLNSLALTAGDRLVARLGLTSARWQVLGAIVAAERSQPVAWLARDLGANRQNVQRIINDLERDGLVTFTANPHHKRAQLVVLTDKGKRAFKSAMDLQAPWVDDLADGIAIRDLEVVHRVMLTLRKKLERKADADE, encoded by the coding sequence ATGAAGCGGACTCCCTCCGGTGAAGCCTTGACGAAGCTGATGCTCGATCTGTTCAGGCTCAACAGCCTTGCGCTGACTGCTGGCGACCGTCTCGTCGCCCGGCTCGGATTGACGAGTGCGCGATGGCAAGTGCTCGGCGCCATCGTCGCGGCCGAGCGCTCCCAGCCTGTGGCATGGCTTGCCCGCGATCTCGGTGCCAATCGCCAGAACGTGCAGCGCATCATCAATGATCTGGAGCGCGACGGGCTGGTGACCTTCACCGCAAACCCGCATCACAAGCGCGCTCAGCTCGTTGTGCTGACCGACAAGGGCAAACGTGCCTTCAAGTCGGCGATGGACCTTCAAGCGCCCTGGGTGGACGACCTCGCGGACGGGATTGCGATCAGAGATCTCGAGGTCGTTCACCGGGTGATGCTGACATTGCGCAAGAAGCTCGAGAGAAAGGCAGATGCTGACGAGTAA
- a CDS encoding antibiotic biosynthesis monooxygenase family protein has protein sequence MPMLRPLDPAFPIERQLSTEASPIVLINLFTVDKIDEPALLTAWAHDAEFMKLQPGFISTQLHQAIGDSCAYLNYAIWETTAAFRAAFSHPEFQSRLSAYPSSAVAAPHLFQKIAVPGICVA, from the coding sequence ATGCCCATGCTTCGCCCCCTGGATCCCGCCTTCCCGATCGAGCGGCAGCTCAGCACGGAGGCTAGTCCGATCGTGCTCATCAACCTGTTCACCGTCGACAAGATCGACGAGCCAGCGCTCCTCACTGCGTGGGCACACGATGCCGAGTTCATGAAGCTGCAGCCCGGCTTCATCTCGACCCAGCTTCACCAGGCGATCGGCGACAGCTGCGCCTATCTGAACTACGCCATCTGGGAAACGACGGCTGCATTCCGCGCCGCCTTCAGCCACCCGGAATTCCAGTCACGCCTTTCGGCTTATCCGTCGTCGGCAGTCGCCGCGCCGCATCTGTTCCAGAAGATCGCGGTGCCGGGTATTTGCGTCGCGTGA
- a CDS encoding L-2-amino-thiazoline-4-carboxylic acid hydrolase — MSQSAHPEGLSMLDKRRIEAEILKEVYETLKASHGVDVAKKTIEESVRRSAIEQARQFAASVPGGTSLKSFQDIQHLWTAGGSLEIDVKEQTADTFTFNVVRCRYAETYKAMGLGEIGALLSCNRDGAFCEGYDPKLKLERTQTIMQGASHCNFKYTYEG, encoded by the coding sequence ATGAGCCAGTCCGCCCATCCCGAAGGCCTCTCCATGCTCGACAAGCGCCGGATCGAGGCCGAGATCCTGAAGGAGGTCTACGAGACCCTCAAGGCGAGCCACGGCGTCGACGTCGCGAAGAAGACGATCGAGGAGTCGGTGCGCCGCTCGGCCATCGAGCAGGCCCGCCAGTTCGCCGCCTCGGTGCCTGGAGGCACGTCGCTCAAGTCGTTCCAGGACATCCAGCATCTCTGGACCGCGGGCGGGTCGCTGGAGATCGATGTCAAGGAACAGACCGCCGATACCTTCACCTTCAACGTCGTGCGCTGCCGGTACGCCGAGACCTACAAGGCGATGGGCCTGGGCGAGATCGGCGCCCTCCTCTCCTGCAACCGCGACGGCGCCTTCTGCGAGGGCTATGACCCCAAGCTCAAGCTCGAGCGCACGCAGACGATCATGCAGGGCGCCAGCCACTGCAATTTCAAATACACGTACGAGGGTTAA
- a CDS encoding alpha/beta fold hydrolase: MRPSRNGPTRRALIGGVAVLWPTLALAQPVPRRPQPAAEAGPPPVVFVHGNGDSSALWINNLWRFEANGYKRNQLFAIDFVYPNARSDDSKPQPYRSSAEDQMKELTSFVIQVLKATRRRKVALVGSSRGGNAIRSMLKNGGADLVSHAVLCGTPNKGIVISETLLPGSEFNGAFPFLKGLNAGADDLVPGVGMMAIRSDRNDKYSQPDGRFIGAAGKPTGVSYDASELRGARNVVLDGLDHREVAFNKLAFAAMFEHIAGKPPATMFIAQEPLPILNGRVTGMTEGTYTNIAAAGAEVEIFEVDSKTGERKSAVALHRKTTGEDGVWGPFVGRADAYYEFVLHMPGLPTTHTYRSPFLRSSDVVHLRPQPFAKADEGAGAVTIMSRPRGYFGVGRDKFTLDGKVPPGINDGVPGASTGRLTFDATPRTVMAVFNNETIPTRTWPAKDGHIVVAEFLN, translated from the coding sequence GTGAGGCCCTCCAGGAACGGTCCGACCCGCCGCGCGTTGATCGGCGGTGTGGCCGTGCTGTGGCCGACGCTCGCCCTGGCTCAGCCGGTTCCCCGGCGACCGCAGCCGGCGGCCGAGGCCGGCCCGCCCCCGGTCGTGTTCGTGCACGGCAACGGCGATTCCAGCGCGCTCTGGATCAACAACCTCTGGCGCTTCGAGGCCAACGGCTACAAGCGCAACCAGCTGTTCGCGATCGACTTCGTCTATCCCAACGCGCGCAGCGACGATTCGAAGCCGCAGCCCTACCGCTCCTCCGCCGAGGATCAGATGAAGGAGCTGACTTCCTTCGTCATCCAGGTGTTGAAGGCGACGCGCCGCCGCAAGGTGGCGCTGGTCGGCTCGTCGCGCGGCGGCAATGCCATCCGCTCCATGCTGAAGAACGGCGGCGCAGACCTGGTAAGCCACGCGGTCCTGTGCGGCACACCCAACAAGGGGATCGTGATCTCCGAAACGCTGCTGCCCGGCAGCGAGTTCAACGGCGCCTTTCCGTTCCTCAAGGGCCTCAATGCCGGCGCCGACGATCTCGTTCCCGGCGTCGGGATGATGGCGATCCGGTCCGACAGGAACGACAAGTACTCCCAGCCCGACGGCCGCTTCATAGGGGCGGCGGGCAAGCCGACCGGGGTGAGCTACGACGCGTCCGAGCTGCGCGGTGCGCGCAACGTCGTGCTCGACGGGCTCGACCATCGCGAGGTCGCGTTCAACAAGCTGGCCTTCGCCGCGATGTTCGAGCACATCGCCGGCAAGCCGCCCGCCACCATGTTCATCGCCCAGGAGCCGCTGCCCATCCTGAACGGCCGGGTGACCGGCATGACCGAAGGCACCTACACCAACATCGCGGCGGCCGGCGCCGAGGTCGAGATTTTCGAGGTCGATTCGAAGACCGGCGAACGCAAGAGCGCGGTGGCGCTGCATCGCAAGACCACGGGCGAAGACGGCGTGTGGGGGCCGTTCGTCGGTCGCGCCGACGCCTACTATGAATTCGTGCTGCACATGCCGGGCCTGCCGACGACGCACACCTATCGCTCGCCGTTCCTGCGCTCGAGCGACGTGGTGCATCTGCGGCCACAGCCCTTCGCCAAGGCCGACGAAGGCGCCGGCGCGGTCACGATCATGAGCCGCCCGCGCGGCTATTTCGGCGTCGGTCGCGACAAGTTCACGCTCGACGGCAAGGTGCCGCCCGGCATCAACGACGGCGTCCCCGGGGCCTCCACGGGACGCCTCACCTTCGACGCAACGCCGCGCACGGTGATGGCCGTGTTCAACAACGAGACCATCCCGACCCGCACCTGGCCCGCCAAGGACGGCCACATCGTGGTGGCGGAGTTTTTGAACTGA
- a CDS encoding methylated-DNA--[protein]-cysteine S-methyltransferase: MSLCYVDSPVGRLALEADHDAVTSVRWAGDGERARDTSSTPVLKEAVKQLDRYFARKLKRFDLPLAARGTDFQKSVWKMMCEIPFGGTATYGGMAMALGSGPRAVGMACGRNPIPIIVPCHRVLGSGGKEGGFSGGKGLPTKRQLLAIEGVVLL; the protein is encoded by the coding sequence ATGTCCCTTTGTTACGTCGACAGCCCCGTCGGCCGGTTGGCCCTCGAAGCGGATCACGACGCCGTGACCTCGGTGCGCTGGGCCGGCGACGGTGAACGCGCACGCGACACCTCGTCGACTCCGGTACTAAAGGAAGCGGTGAAACAACTCGACCGGTACTTCGCGCGCAAGCTCAAGCGCTTCGACCTGCCGCTGGCCGCGCGCGGCACCGACTTCCAGAAGAGCGTCTGGAAGATGATGTGCGAAATTCCCTTCGGCGGCACGGCGACCTATGGCGGCATGGCGATGGCCCTGGGCTCCGGCCCGCGCGCCGTCGGCATGGCCTGCGGGCGAAATCCCATCCCGATCATCGTGCCCTGTCACCGGGTCCTGGGCAGCGGCGGCAAGGAAGGCGGCTTTTCGGGCGGCAAGGGCCTGCCGACCAAGCGCCAGTTGCTGGCGATCGAGGGCGTCGTTCTTCTTTAA
- a CDS encoding uroporphyrinogen-III synthase gives MRVLITRPEREATTLATALAERGHVPVIAPLFHLEILRPPAEFATDLAQCQAVLLSSANGARAFAEATEQRGKPILAVGDTTATTAEGLGFASVTSAAGDGGALAELVRNRLDAKAGPLLHVSGVDIAQDFAESLAKDGFEVRRIPLYEAREAAELPDSARAALQARALDAAMFFSPRASALFARLVQEAGLADSLSNVTALAISPAALEPLSALPFKATVAARRPTRQSVLDEIDRLPKAVVEGPSIMSDTPSSSQVPPAEMSPESPRVTPPPVQVRRGLGVAGAFITGVVASCLVLAGALITLPYWPAEIRALWQGKGAAAAAPVPAIDLQQVRQDAAAVANASVETARKEISARLDDLEKRLRATSAAVAERPAATGGPDPAIADLRAKVEALEGRATTPAPTPAPQQTPAPAQPPAVTAEQEKELATLRLEMATLRNTLQTIDQSVAVQRDQTRMLTEAVDKARGEATVRSAGEQKAMSTARASAIIGIAARLSAAVGSGLPFATDLALLTPLAQGDAKLSESTNVLQAYAQTGVASRPALVTEFPAVAKAALADDLADDSFGERLLGKVRGLISLRRVGNDVEGDGTEAKLARAEAALEAGDLAKAVALVKSLPPQTAKATAGWLSRAEAHLAAKQAADQISAQAVTLLGSAK, from the coding sequence ATGCGCGTGCTGATCACCCGGCCGGAACGCGAGGCGACGACGCTGGCGACGGCGCTCGCCGAGCGCGGTCATGTGCCCGTCATCGCGCCGCTGTTCCATCTCGAGATTTTGCGGCCGCCCGCGGAATTCGCGACGGATCTCGCCCAGTGCCAGGCCGTCCTGCTCAGCAGTGCCAACGGCGCACGGGCGTTCGCGGAAGCCACCGAGCAGCGCGGCAAGCCGATCCTTGCCGTCGGCGACACCACGGCCACGACGGCCGAGGGTCTGGGCTTCGCGTCCGTGACGTCGGCCGCCGGCGACGGCGGCGCGCTTGCGGAGCTGGTCCGCAATCGCCTCGATGCCAAGGCCGGCCCCCTCCTCCACGTTTCCGGCGTCGACATCGCCCAGGATTTTGCCGAAAGCCTCGCCAAGGACGGTTTCGAGGTGCGTCGCATCCCTCTCTACGAGGCGCGCGAGGCGGCGGAGCTGCCGGATTCGGCTCGGGCCGCGCTGCAGGCGCGGGCGCTCGATGCCGCGATGTTCTTCTCGCCGCGCGCATCGGCCCTGTTCGCCCGGCTGGTGCAGGAAGCGGGACTCGCCGATTCGCTGTCGAACGTCACCGCCCTGGCGATCAGCCCTGCGGCGCTCGAACCCTTGAGCGCGCTGCCATTCAAGGCGACGGTGGCGGCACGGCGCCCGACCCGCCAGTCCGTGCTGGACGAAATCGACCGGCTTCCAAAGGCCGTCGTAGAAGGACCTAGCATCATGAGCGACACACCTTCTTCCTCTCAGGTTCCGCCGGCGGAGATGTCGCCGGAAAGCCCGCGAGTCACGCCGCCGCCCGTACAGGTCCGTCGCGGGCTCGGTGTGGCTGGCGCCTTCATCACCGGTGTGGTCGCCTCCTGTCTGGTGTTGGCCGGCGCCCTGATCACCCTGCCTTATTGGCCCGCCGAGATCCGCGCGCTTTGGCAGGGCAAGGGAGCGGCGGCCGCTGCGCCCGTCCCGGCTATCGACCTGCAACAGGTCCGCCAGGATGCCGCCGCGGTGGCAAACGCCTCGGTCGAGACGGCCCGCAAGGAGATTTCGGCCCGGCTCGACGATCTCGAAAAGCGCCTGCGCGCCACATCGGCCGCTGTTGCCGAGCGGCCGGCCGCGACCGGCGGACCCGATCCGGCGATCGCGGACCTGCGCGCCAAGGTCGAAGCGCTGGAAGGCCGCGCCACGACGCCAGCACCAACACCTGCCCCGCAACAGACACCCGCCCCGGCTCAACCGCCGGCGGTAACGGCGGAGCAGGAGAAGGAACTCGCGACCCTGCGGCTGGAAATGGCGACGCTGCGCAACACGCTGCAGACAATCGACCAGTCGGTCGCCGTCCAGCGCGACCAGACCCGGATGCTGACCGAGGCCGTCGACAAGGCGCGCGGCGAGGCGACCGTCCGCTCCGCCGGCGAACAGAAGGCGATGAGCACCGCGCGCGCGTCGGCGATCATCGGCATCGCCGCGCGGCTGAGCGCCGCCGTCGGCTCCGGCCTGCCCTTCGCCACCGATCTCGCGCTGCTGACGCCGCTCGCCCAGGGCGATGCGAAGCTCAGCGAGAGCACCAACGTGCTGCAGGCCTATGCGCAGACCGGCGTCGCCTCCCGGCCGGCGCTGGTGACGGAGTTCCCCGCTGTCGCCAAGGCAGCACTCGCCGACGATCTCGCCGACGATTCCTTCGGCGAGCGGCTGCTCGGCAAGGTGCGCGGCCTGATCTCGCTGCGCCGCGTCGGCAACGACGTCGAGGGCGACGGCACCGAAGCCAAGCTCGCCCGCGCCGAGGCCGCGCTGGAGGCCGGCGACCTCGCCAAGGCCGTCGCGTTGGTGAAGTCGCTGCCGCCGCAGACGGCAAAGGCCACCGCCGGCTGGCTGTCGCGTGCCGAGGCGCATCTCGCGGCCAAGCAGGCGGCCGACCAGATCTCCGCCCAGGCCGTCACCCTGCTCGGCTCGGCGAAGTAG
- a CDS encoding heme biosynthesis protein HemY produces MTMLRTIIWFVVAIAAMLGAVWLAERPGIVTAEFRGWRLDTSFGVLLISVVVLILVGIAGWLLYRWIVGAPGALLDGWGESRRRRGYRELTQGLAAVAAGDGVEAQKHARKAEQLLSEPALTLLLSAQAAQLNGDRDGARRAFSAMLDDDQMAFLGLRGLIGQSLRDGDQAQALAYAERAFRLRPQTPWVVHSLFDMQAQVGQWKAAQETLESGIRRKVVTADKGRTLKALLEVERSREAEREGRASDALALAREAFGLAPERIAVTQRLAELQLKAGDAKKAMKTVERGWSVAPHPDLVGLYLEASGETEALKRVGIVRRLAQQNPGDIESHLALAQASLDAGLWGEARRHLDTAAGTNPPTRVCRLMAEVEEREQTGPEKVRAWLSRAADAPADRAWRCTSCGAHHEAWRPVCESCGAFGTLQWRAPGTFGQILPPEATPGEALPTSPAGTNLPVPATNNSTR; encoded by the coding sequence ATGACCATGCTGCGCACGATCATCTGGTTCGTCGTCGCCATCGCCGCGATGCTGGGCGCGGTGTGGCTGGCCGAGCGGCCGGGCATCGTCACCGCGGAATTCCGCGGTTGGCGCCTCGACACCAGCTTCGGCGTGCTCCTGATCTCCGTCGTCGTACTGATCCTGGTCGGCATCGCCGGCTGGCTGCTCTACCGCTGGATCGTCGGCGCACCCGGCGCGCTGCTCGACGGCTGGGGCGAGAGCCGCCGCCGTCGCGGCTATCGCGAGCTGACGCAAGGCCTCGCCGCCGTTGCCGCCGGCGATGGCGTGGAAGCGCAGAAGCATGCGCGCAAGGCCGAGCAGCTCCTGTCAGAACCGGCGCTCACGCTGCTTCTCTCGGCACAGGCCGCCCAGCTCAACGGCGACCGCGACGGCGCCCGGCGCGCCTTCAGCGCCATGCTCGACGACGACCAGATGGCTTTCCTCGGCCTGCGCGGCCTGATCGGCCAGTCGCTGCGCGACGGCGACCAGGCGCAGGCGCTCGCCTACGCCGAACGCGCCTTCAGGCTCCGGCCGCAGACACCGTGGGTCGTGCACTCGCTGTTCGACATGCAGGCGCAAGTCGGCCAGTGGAAAGCCGCCCAGGAGACGCTGGAATCGGGCATCCGCCGCAAGGTCGTCACCGCCGACAAGGGCCGCACGCTGAAGGCGCTGCTGGAAGTCGAACGCAGCCGCGAGGCCGAGCGTGAAGGCCGTGCCAGCGACGCGCTGGCACTGGCCCGCGAGGCCTTCGGTCTTGCGCCGGAACGCATCGCGGTGACGCAACGCCTGGCCGAGCTGCAGCTCAAGGCGGGCGATGCGAAGAAGGCGATGAAGACGGTCGAGCGCGGCTGGTCGGTGGCGCCGCATCCCGATCTCGTCGGTCTCTATCTCGAAGCCTCTGGCGAGACCGAGGCGCTGAAGCGCGTCGGCATCGTGCGCCGGCTGGCGCAGCAGAATCCGGGCGACATCGAAAGCCATCTGGCGCTCGCCCAGGCCTCGCTCGATGCCGGCCTGTGGGGCGAGGCGCGTCGCCATCTCGACACCGCCGCCGGCACCAATCCCCCGACCCGCGTCTGCCGCCTCATGGCCGAGGTCGAGGAGCGCGAGCAGACGGGCCCGGAAAAGGTGCGCGCGTGGCTCAGCCGCGCCGCGGACGCGCCGGCCGATCGCGCCTGGCGCTGCACCTCCTGCGGCGCCCATCACGAAGCCTGGCGCCCGGTCTGCGAGAGCTGCGGCGCCTTCGGCACGCTGCAATGGCGCGCGCCGGGCACCTTTGGACAGATCCTGCCGCCCGAGGCGACGCCCGGAGAGGCGTTGCCGACCTCTCCGGCGGGGACCAACCTGCCGGTGCCGGCCACCAACAACTCGACACGCTAG